One Arachis duranensis cultivar V14167 unplaced genomic scaffold, aradu.V14167.gnm2.J7QH unplaced_Scaffold_57166, whole genome shotgun sequence DNA window includes the following coding sequences:
- the LOC107472337 gene encoding novel plant SNARE 13 isoform X2, with amino-acid sequence MATSLQMSPQVEQILGEIRDNFRFLANGFQRLDKIKDSNRQSKQLEELKDKMVECKRLIKEFDREIKDEEGKNPPEVMVSAENLSILDAHVLEGVQYLQPQSIMNVAIFFFSHLCK; translated from the exons ATGGCCACCAGCTTGCAGATGAGCCCTCAGGTGGAGCAGATCCTCGGCGAAATCCGCGATAACTTTCGATTCCTGGC AAATGGCTTCCAAAGGCTTGATAAGATTAAAGATTCCAATAGACAAAGCAAACAGCTGGAAGAACTCAAGGATAAGATGGTGGAGTGTAAAAG GTTGATAAAGGAGTTTGATCgagaaattaaagatgaagaggGAAAAAATCCCCCAGAAGTGA tggttagtGCCGAAAACCTTTCTATTTTGGATGCTCACGTTTTGGAAGGGGTACAATATCTTCAACCTCAAAGTATTATGAATGTGgcgatatttttcttttcacatcTTTGTAAATGA
- the LOC107472337 gene encoding novel plant SNARE 13 isoform X1, with protein sequence MATSLQMSPQVEQILGEIRDNFRFLANGFQRLDKIKDSNRQSKQLEELKDKMVECKRLIKEFDREIKDEEGKNPPEVNKQLNDEKQSMVSAENLSILDAHVLEGVQYLQPQSIMNVAIFFFSHLCK encoded by the exons ATGGCCACCAGCTTGCAGATGAGCCCTCAGGTGGAGCAGATCCTCGGCGAAATCCGCGATAACTTTCGATTCCTGGC AAATGGCTTCCAAAGGCTTGATAAGATTAAAGATTCCAATAGACAAAGCAAACAGCTGGAAGAACTCAAGGATAAGATGGTGGAGTGTAAAAG GTTGATAAAGGAGTTTGATCgagaaattaaagatgaagaggGAAAAAATCCCCCAGAAGTGAACAAGCAACTTAATGATGaaaagcaatcaatggttagtGCCGAAAACCTTTCTATTTTGGATGCTCACGTTTTGGAAGGGGTACAATATCTTCAACCTCAAAGTATTATGAATGTGgcgatatttttcttttcacatcTTTGTAAATGA
- the LOC107472337 gene encoding novel plant SNARE 13 isoform X5 yields MATSLQMSPQVEQILGEIRDNFRFLALIKEFDREIKDEEGKNPPEVNKQLNDEKQSMVSAENLSILDAHVLEGVQYLQPQSIMNVAIFFFSHLCK; encoded by the exons ATGGCCACCAGCTTGCAGATGAGCCCTCAGGTGGAGCAGATCCTCGGCGAAATCCGCGATAACTTTCGATTCCTGGC GTTGATAAAGGAGTTTGATCgagaaattaaagatgaagaggGAAAAAATCCCCCAGAAGTGAACAAGCAACTTAATGATGaaaagcaatcaatggttagtGCCGAAAACCTTTCTATTTTGGATGCTCACGTTTTGGAAGGGGTACAATATCTTCAACCTCAAAGTATTATGAATGTGgcgatatttttcttttcacatcTTTGTAAATGA